The Amycolatopsis sp. QT-25 genomic sequence TCGTGATCATCGCCGGCGGCATCGACCTCTCGGTCGGGTCGATCGTGGCGCTCTCCAGTGTCTGGCTGACCACGCTGGCCACCCAGTCCTACGGCCCGTTCGTGATGATCCTTTGCGGACTCCTGGTCGGCCTCGGCTGTGGGCTGATCAACGGGATCCTGGTCTCCTACGGGAAGATCGTGCCGTTCATCGCGACACTGGCGATGTACGTCTCGGCCCGCGGGCTCGCGGAGCGCATCAGCGGCCGCCGCACGCAGGTGGTGGCGGAGGCGGGTTTCCTGGACTTCTTCCGCGGTGACCTGCTCGGCATCCCCGTGCTGATCTGGATGTTCGCGCTGGTGTTCGTAGTCGGCTGGGTGCTGCTGAACCGCACCACGTTCGGCCGCCGCACCTTCGCCGTCGGCGGCAACGCCGAGGCTTCGCGGCTGGCGGGCATCAACGTCAAGCGGCACACCGCCCTCGTCTACGGTGTCGCCGGCCTGTGCTGCGGAATCGCCGCGCTGATGGTCGTCGCCCGCACCACCGCGGGCGCCTCGACCAACGGCATGCTCTACGAACTCGACGCCATCGCGGCGGTCGTCATCGGCGGCACGCTGCTCACCGGTGGCCGCGGCTCGCTCATCGGCACCCTGATCGGCGTGCTGATCTTC encodes the following:
- a CDS encoding ABC transporter permease — protein: MTDQAESVRTETAVETVPPKKNGFKFTADPRLLGLTGVLVILCVVGQVTRPDQFLTDGNISTILRLAAAIGVVSVGMTFVIIAGGIDLSVGSIVALSSVWLTTLATQSYGPFVMILCGLLVGLGCGLINGILVSYGKIVPFIATLAMYVSARGLAERISGRRTQVVAEAGFLDFFRGDLLGIPVLIWMFALVFVVGWVLLNRTTFGRRTFAVGGNAEASRLAGINVKRHTALVYGVAGLCCGIAALMVVARTTAGASTNGMLYELDAIAAVVIGGTLLTGGRGSLIGTLIGVLIFTVLSNIFTLNNLDTDIQNIAKGVIIVLAALLQFRSVKKTKTST